The proteins below are encoded in one region of Nilaparvata lugens isolate BPH chromosome X, ASM1435652v1, whole genome shotgun sequence:
- the LOC111056822 gene encoding heterogeneous nuclear ribonucleoprotein 87F isoform X3, which yields MMSRGFGFVTYSEASCIDAAQSARPHTVDGRVVEPKRAVPKTEAGRPDSSATVKKLFIGGLKDEHDEQEIKDYFKTFGNVVNCTIICDKESGKKKGFGFVEFDDYDPVDKICLQSCHTVKGKRIDVKKALSREEMAKMGGGGGDRGGRRGGRIGGGRGGGRGGGYGGGGRGGGYGGGGRGGSDWNNTTVVAGGKTWESEPMGGGSYGGRNSGGGYDGGSGGGYQQSYSGGPMRSNYSSGGAGGRPSPYGGNAGGGGYDKGRKY from the exons GTCAAGAGGTTTCGGATTTGTTACTTACTCTGAGGCTAGCTGCATCGATGCTGCACAAAGTGCGAGGCCTCACACCGTCGATGGTAGAGTTGTAGAACCAAAAAGGGCAGTCCCTAAAACC GAAGCTGGAAGGCCAGATAGTTCAGCTACagtaaaaaaacttttcattggAGGCTTGAAAGATGAACATGACgaacaagaaataaaagacTATTTCAAAACTTTTGGCAACGTTGTAAACTGCACGATCATTTGTGATAAGGAGAGTGGCAAGAAGAAGGGATTTGGATTTGTTGAATTCGATGACTATGACCCAGTTGATAAAATCTGCT TGCAAAGCTGTCACACAGTGAAAGGCAAACGCATCGATGTGAAAAAGGCGTTGAGCAGGGAGGAGATGGCGAAGATGGGAGGAGGTGGTGGGGATAGGGGTGGCCGACGAGGTGGCAGAATTGGGGGAGGTCGAGGAGGAGGACGTGGGGGTGGATATGGAGGCGGAGGTCGTGGGGGTGGATACGGAGGCGGAGGTCGCGGAGGAAGCGACTGGAATAACACAACTGTGGTGGCCGGCG GTAAAACGTGGGAATCTGAGCCAATGGGAGGCGGTTCATATGGAGGCAGAAACAGCGGGGGCGGCTATGATGGAGGGAGTGGAGGTGGCTACCAACAGAGCTACAGTGGTGGACCCATGCGCAGTAACTATTCTTCAGGCGGTGCCGGTGGAAGGCCTTCGCCCTATGGTGGCAATG